A genome region from Brassica oleracea var. oleracea cultivar TO1000 chromosome C2, BOL, whole genome shotgun sequence includes the following:
- the LOC106327093 gene encoding calcium-transporting ATPase 8, plasma membrane-type: MTSLFKQSPGRRRGSDLESGKSDSADSDSDTFSIPAKNASVERLQQWRKAALVLNASRRFRYTLDLKKEQETREMRQKIRGHAHALLAANRFIDMGREQGVEKSVASATPAGDFGIGPEQLVLMSKDHNVSSLKQYGGAQGLSELLKTNVEKGISGDDDDDLLNRKTIYGSNTYPRKKGKGFLRFLWDASQDLTLIILMVAAVASLALGIKTEGIKEGWYDGGSIAFAVILVVVVTAVSDYKQSLQFQNLNDEKRNIHLEVVRGGRRVEVSIYDLVVGDVIPLNIGNQVPADGVLIAGHSLALDESSMTGESKIVNKDANKDPFLMSGCKVADGNGVMLVTGVGVNTEWGLLMASISEDNGEETPLQVRLNGVATFIGSIGLFVAACVLVILLVRYFTGHTEDERGGPQFVKGKTKIGHVVDDVIKVITVAVTIVVVAVPEGLPLAVTLTLAYSMRKMMADKALVRRLSACETMGSATTICSDKTGTLTLNQMTVVESYAGGKKTDTQQLPATITSLCVEGIAQNTTGSIYVPEGGGDLEFSGSPTEKAILGWGIKLGMNFETARSQSSILHAFPFNSEKKRGGVAVKTADGEVHVHWKGASEIVLASCRSFIDEDGNVAPMTEDKAQYFKNGIEEMAGRTLRCVALAFRHYEAEKVPTGEELSKWVLPEDDLILLAIVGIKDPCRPGVKDSVQLCQNAGVKVRMVTGDNVQTARAIALECGILTSDADASEPTLIEGKSFRALTDAERDKISDKISVMGRSSPNDKLLLVQSLRRRGHVVAVTGDGTNDAPALHEADIGLAMGIAGTEVAKESSDIIILDDNFASVVKVVRWGRSVYANIQKFIQFQLTVNVAALVINVVAAISSGGVPLTAVQLLWVNLIMDTLGALALATEPPTDHLMGRPPVGRKEPLITNIMWRNLLIQAIYQVSVLLVLNFRGISILGLEHEVPTHATRVKNTIIFNAFVICQAFNEFNARKPDEKNIFKGVIKNRLFMGIIVITLVLQVIIVEFLGKFASTTKLNWQQWLICVGIGVISWPLALVGKFIPVSKTPLSNKLKCWGKKKSSGEGSL; the protein is encoded by the exons ATGACTAGCCTCTTCAAGCAATCTCCGGGAAGACGCCGGGGAAGCGATTTGGAGTCCGGCAAAAGCGACAGCGCCGACTCCGATAGCGACACCTTCTCCATCCCCGCGAAGAATGCTTCCGTCGAGCGGCTCCAACAGTGGAGA AAAGCTGCACTAGTGCTCAACGCTTCAAGGAGGTTCCGTTACACACTGGATTTGAAGAAGGAGCAAGAGACGAGGGAGATGAGACAGAAGATCAGAGGCCACGCTCATGCTCTTTTG GCTGCAAATCGTTTCATAGATATGGGGCGTGAGCAAG GGGTTGAAAAATCAGTAGCTTCTGCTACTCCAGCTGGTGATTTTGGAATCGGACCTGAACAGCTTGTGTTGATGTCGAAGGATCATAACGTTAGTTCTCTGAAGCAGTATGGAGGG GCTCAAGGGTTGTCTGAGTTACTGAAGACAAATGTAGAGAAAGGTATCAGTGGGGATGATGATGATGATTTGCTAAATCGCAAGACCATCTATGGTTCAAACACGTACCCTCGCAAGAAAGGGAAAGGGTTTCTG AGGTTTCTTTGGGATGCTTCCCAGGATCTCACGTTGATTATTCTGATGGTGGCTGCGGTAGCCTCTTTAGCTCTCGGGATAAAAACGGAG GGTATCAAAGAAGGATGGTATGATGGAGGAAGCATTGCATTTGCAGTGATTCTTGTGGTTGTTGTGACTG CTGTCAGTGACTACAAACAGTCCCTCCAGTTTCAGAACTTGAATGATGAAAAGAGAAACATACATCTGGAG GTTGTAAGAGGTGGAAGACGAGTGGAAGTGTCAATATATGACCTTGTGGTTGGTGATGTCATACCCCTCAACATTGGCAATCAG GTCCCTGCAGATGGAGTGCTGATAGCTGGCCACTCTCTTGCCCTTGATGAGTCTAGCATGACTGGAGAGAGCAAAATC GTTAACAAAGACGCTAACAAGGACCCATTCCTAATGTCTGGCTGTAAAGTGGCAGATGGAAATGGTGTTATGTTG GTTACTGGAGTTGGAGTCAACACTGAATGGGGATTGCTGATGGCCAGTATTTCTGAAGACAATGGTGAAGAAACTCCCTTGCAG GTGCGATTAAATGGGGTAGCTACGTTTATCGGATCCATTGGGTTATTTGTTGCTGCGTGTGTGCTAGTGATTCTACTGGTTCG ATATTTCACCGGTCACACTGAAGACGAAAGGGGAGGTCCTCAATTTGTCAAAGGAAAGACAAAAATCGGTCATGTAGTTGATGATGTGATCAAAGTTATTACAGTAGCG GTCACGATTGTCGTAGTGGCAGTGCCTGAGGGTCTTCCATTGGCAGTTACTTTGAC TCTTGCCTATTCAATGAGGAAAATGATGGCAGACAAGGCTTTG GTGCGGAGGCTATCTGCTTGTGAGACAATGGGCTCTGCCACCACTATTTGCAGCGATAAAACTGGAACACTAACTTTGAATCAG ATGACAGTGGTTGAGTCTTATGCGGGGGGAAAGAAAACAGATACTCAACAATTGCCAGCAACTATCACTTCATTATGCGTTGAAGGAATAGCTCAAAACACAACTGGTAGTATTTACGTACCAGAG GGTGGCGGTGATTTAGAGTTCTCTGGTTCACCAACGGAAAAGGCTATTCTTGGCTGGGGAATTAAG CTGGGCATGAATTTCGAGACAGCCAGATCGCAGTCTTCTATTCTTCATGCTTTTCCGTTCAACTCTGAGAAGAAACGTGGTGGTGTTGCTGTAAAAACG GCTGATGGTGAAGTTCATGTTCACTGGAAAGGAGCTTCTGAAATTGTCCTTGCATCTTGCAGAAGCTTCATCGATGAGGATGGTAATGTGGCACCAATGACTGAAGACAAG GCACAGTATTTCAAGAATGGTATCGAAGAGATGGCTGGAAGAACCTTACGATGTGTCGCACTGGCCTTTAGACACTATGAAGCTGAAAAGGTCCCAACAGGCGAAGAACTCTCAAAGTGGGTACTCCCAGAAGACGACCTTATTTTGCTAGCTATAGTAGGCATAAAG GATCCATGTAGACCAGGAGTCAAAGATTCAGTTCAATTGTGTCAGAATGCTGGTGTCAAG GTCCGTATGGTCACTGGAGACAACGTCCAAACTGCGAGGGCTATTGCTTTGGAGTGTGGAATATTAACCTCAGATGCTGATGCCTCCGAGCCTACTCTCATTGAAGGAAAATCATTCCGCGCCTTGACTGATGCAGAAAGGGACAAGATTAGTGACAAAATCTCG GTTATGGGCCGATCATCTCCCAATGACAAGCTTCTGCTGGTACAATCTCTGAGAAGACGTGGGCATGTTGTTGCTGTGACCGGAGATGGGACAAATGACGCTCCTGCACTGCACGAG GCCGATATTGGTCTTGCTATGGGAATAGCAGGAACAGAAGTGGCTAAGGAAAGTTCGGATATCATCATCTTGGATGATAACTTTGCTTCAGTTGTCAAG GTTGTTCGCTGGGGACGATCAGTCTACGCCAACATTCAGAAATTCATCCAGTTTCAGCTCACAGTCAATGTTGCCGCTCTTGTCATTAACGTTGTAGCTGCTATCTCAAGTGGTGGCGTTCCACTTACCGCTGTGCAG CTTCTGTGGGTTAATCTGATTATGGACACTCTCGGAGCATTGGCTTTGGCTACCGAACCACCCACTGATCACCTCATGGGAAGGCCTCCCGTGGGCAGAAAGGAGCCTCTTATTACCAACATCATGTGGAGGAACCTTTTGATTCAG GCTATCTATCAAGTGAGCGTATTGCTAGTTCTCAATTTCCGAGGCATAAGCATACTTGGCCTCGAGCATGAAGTTCCTACACATGCCACCAGAGTGAAGAACACAATAATTTTCAACGCCTTTGTTATCTGCCAA GCATTCAACGAGTTCAATGCTCGAAAACCAGACGAGAAGAACATCTTCAAAGGCGTTATCAAGAATCGTCTCTTCATGGGAATAATAGTCATAACTCTCGTCCTCCAG GTTATCATTGTTGAGTTCCTCGGCAAATTCGCTTCCACAACAAAACTTAACTGGCAACAATGGCTAATATGTGTTGGCATCGGTGTGATCAG TTGGCCTCTTGCTCTGGTGGGGAAATTCATTCCGGTTTCAAAAACTCCTCTCAGCAACAAACTAAAATGCTGGGGAAAGAAAAAATCTTCTGGAGAAG GTTCACTCTGA
- the LOC106325793 gene encoding auxin efflux carrier component 2-like, translated as MITGKDMYDVLAAMVPLYVAMMLAYGSVRWWGIFTPSQCSGINRFVAVFAVPLLSFHFISSNDPYAMNYHFLAADSLQKVVILAALFLWQAFSRRGSLEWMITLFSLSTLPNTLVMGIPLLRAMYGDFSGNLMVQVVVLQSIIWYTLMLFLFEFRGAKLLISEQFPETAGSITSFRVDSDVVSLNGREPLQTDAEIGDDGKLHVVVRRSSAASSMISSFNKSHGGGLNSSMITPRASNLTGVEIYSVQSSRGPTPRASSFNQTDFYAMFNASKAPSPRHGYTNSYGGAGSAPGGDVYSLQSSKGVTPRTSNFDEEVLKTKKGARGGKNISGELYNNNNVPSYPPPNPMFTGSTSGASGVKKKEIGGGGGQNKEMNMFVWSSSASPVSEANARNAMTRGASVDLSTDPKASLPPQENLAYKAMHSLIENMTPGRKGHVEMDQDGNNEGRSGVNSSPYNGKKGSDVEDGGPGGPRKQQMPPANVMTRLILIMVWRKLIRNPNTYSSLFGLAWSLVSYKWNIKMPTIVSGSIAILSDAGLGMAMFSLGLFMALQPKIIACGKSVAVFAMAVRFLTGPAVIAATSIAIGLRGNLLHIAIVQAALPQGIVPFVFAKEYNVHPDILSTAVIFGMLVALPVTVLYYVLLGI; from the exons ATGATCACCGGCAAAGATATGTACGACGTACTAGCGGCGATGGTGCCGCTATACGTAGCTATGATGCTAGCCTATGGTTCGGTTCGGTGGTGGGGAATATTCACACCGAGCCAATGCTCCGGTATAAACCGGTTCGTTGCGGTTTTCGCGGTTCCTCTCCTCTCTTTCCATTTCATCTCCTCCAATGATCCGTATGCCATGAACTACCATTTCCTCGCCGCTGATTCTCTTCAGAAAGTCGTCATCCTCGCCGCGCTCTTTCTTTGGCAG GCGTTTAGTCGGAGAGGAAGTCTAGAATGGATGATAACGCTCTTTTCTCTATCGACACTACCGAACACGTTGGTAATGGGAATCCCGTTGCTCCGGGCGATGTACGGGGACTTCTCCGGTAACCTAATGGTGCAGGTCGTGGTGCTTCAGAGTATCATATGGTATACATTAATGCTCTTCTTGTTTGAGTTCCGTGGCGCTAAGCTTCTCATCTCCGAGCAGTTCCCGGAAACGGCCGGTTCCATCACTTCTTTCCGTGTTGACTCTGATGTTGTCTCTCTCAATGGCCGTGAGCCTCTCCAG ACTGATGCGGAGATAGGTGACGACGGGAAGCTCCACGTGGTTGTCCGGAGATCAAGCGCCGCCTCATCTATGATCTCATCGTTCAATAAATCTCATGGTGGAGGACTTAACTCCTCCATGATAACGCCGCGAGCTTCAAATCTGACCGGTGTTGAGATTTATTCAGTACAATCTTCGCGAGGGCCGACGCCGAGAGCTTCGAGCTTTAACCAGACAGATTTCTACGCTATGTTTAATGCAAGCAAAGCTCCGAGCCCTCGTCACGGCTACACCAATAGCTACGGTGGCGCCGGTTCAGCTCCGGGGGGAGATGTTTACTCGCTTCAGTCGTCTAAAGGAGTGACGCCAAGAACGTCGAATTTTGATGAGGAAGTTTTGAAGACGAAGAAAGGAGCAAGAGGAGGGAAAAACATTAGTGGTGAATTATATAACAACAATAATG TTCCATCGTACCCTCCACCGAACCCGATGTTCACGGGGTCAACGAGCGGAGCAAGTGGAGTCAAGAAAAAGGAAATTGGTGGCGGAGGAGGACAGAATAAGGAGATGAACATGTTCGTGTGGAGTTCTAGTGCTTCTCCGGTGTCTGAAGCCAACGCCAGGAACGCTATGACAAGGGGTGCCTCCGTCGATTTATCCACCGACCCAAAAGCTTCACTTCCTCCTCAAGAAAACCTCGCTTACAAAG CGATGCATAGTCTGATAGAGAACATGACACCGGGAAGAAAAGGGCATGTGGAGATGGATCAAGACGGTAATAACGAAGGAAGGTCAGGGGTGAATTCGTCACCTTACAATGGGAAGAAAGGTAGTGACGTGGAAGACGGTGGTCCCGGCGGTCCAAGGAAACAGCAGATGCCGCCGGCGAACGTGATGACGAGATTAATACTGATAATGGTTTGGAGAAAACTCATTCGAAACCCTAACACTTACTCTAGTCTCTTTGGCCTTGCTTGGTCCCTTGTCTCCTACAA ATGGAATATAAAGATGCCAACCATAGTGAGTGGATCGATTGCGATACTATCTGATGCTGGTCTCGGCATGGCTATGTTTAGTCTTG GTCTATTTATGGCATTGCAACCAAAGATAATAGCATGCGGAAAATCAGTGGCAGTCTTCGCGATGGCCGTAAGGTTCTTGACCGGACCGGCCGTGATCGCAGCCACCTCAATTGCAATTGGTCTTCGTGGCAATCTCCTCCATATCGCTATCGTTCAG GCTGCTCTTCCTCAAGGAATTGTTCCTTTTGTTTTCGCCAAGGAATATAACGTCCATCCTGATATTCTCAGCACTGC GGTTATATTCGGAATGCTGGTTGCTTTGCCTGTAACAGTGCTATACTACGTTCTTTTGGGGATTTAA